A genomic window from Blastococcus saxobsidens DD2 includes:
- a CDS encoding ATP-binding protein yields MPHRRRYVTYSGSYEPLPSALPAADGALRPELADVGRLLRRGVRAVVGAARAGERPALPALLVDHLGGSGAGLDVVEETWPGYEQVNVQAGLEAWLAAPGRSAQLVGVVGYQHGPFGLGELLSDDAGPHRPFGPRPGNAASVNLACGPDGAVRPCVRCGLYLVTEGEARTAVLLRGADPEYGHPQVSVQVVSSTPGGAADAAAGIRAAAVEHNVFRGQVLSFGQEIFGHGQTLLQFHRRPELQADQLILVPETLAEIRRQVVDVARHKARLLAAGQHLKRGVLLYGPPGVGKTHTVRYLMSSLRDTTVIQLTGNALHLIAEACSVARALQPAMVIVEDVDLIAEDRGMHPGQHPLLFQLLNEMDGLAEDADVVFVLTTNRADLLEPALAARPGRVDQAVALDLPDGAARRALFDLYRGSLEVDTSRLDDVLARSEGVTASFLKELLRRAALLAATRTAAGDRLVVSADDLTAALDELLDTRNAMTRTLLGSAPG; encoded by the coding sequence GTGCCCCATCGTCGTCGTTACGTGACCTACAGCGGCTCCTACGAGCCGCTCCCGTCCGCTCTCCCGGCTGCGGACGGCGCCCTGCGACCCGAGCTGGCCGACGTCGGCCGGCTGCTGCGCCGTGGGGTCCGTGCGGTGGTGGGCGCGGCGCGGGCGGGGGAGCGGCCGGCGTTGCCGGCGCTGCTGGTCGACCACCTCGGCGGATCCGGCGCCGGGCTCGACGTCGTCGAGGAGACGTGGCCCGGCTACGAGCAGGTCAACGTGCAGGCCGGGCTGGAGGCCTGGCTGGCTGCGCCGGGCCGCTCGGCGCAACTGGTCGGCGTCGTCGGCTACCAGCACGGCCCGTTCGGGCTCGGTGAGCTGCTGAGCGACGACGCGGGTCCCCACCGGCCGTTCGGGCCGCGGCCGGGCAATGCGGCCAGCGTGAACCTGGCCTGCGGCCCGGACGGCGCGGTGCGGCCGTGCGTGCGGTGCGGCCTCTACCTGGTGACCGAGGGGGAGGCGCGCACCGCCGTCCTGCTGCGTGGTGCCGATCCGGAGTACGGCCACCCCCAGGTGTCGGTGCAGGTCGTGAGCAGCACCCCGGGCGGCGCGGCCGATGCGGCGGCCGGCATCCGGGCGGCGGCGGTCGAGCACAACGTGTTCCGCGGTCAGGTGCTCTCCTTCGGCCAGGAGATCTTCGGGCACGGGCAGACCCTGCTCCAGTTCCACCGCCGACCCGAGCTGCAGGCCGACCAGCTGATCCTCGTGCCGGAGACGCTCGCGGAGATCCGTCGCCAGGTCGTCGACGTCGCCCGGCACAAGGCCCGGCTGCTGGCGGCCGGCCAGCACCTCAAGCGCGGGGTGCTGCTGTACGGCCCGCCGGGCGTCGGGAAGACGCACACCGTCCGTTACCTGATGAGCAGCCTGCGCGACACCACGGTCATCCAGCTGACCGGCAACGCCCTGCACCTGATCGCGGAGGCCTGCTCGGTGGCCCGCGCGCTGCAGCCGGCCATGGTGATCGTCGAGGACGTCGACCTCATCGCCGAAGACCGCGGCATGCACCCCGGGCAGCACCCACTGCTGTTCCAGTTGCTCAACGAGATGGACGGGCTCGCCGAGGACGCCGACGTCGTCTTCGTCCTGACCACCAACCGGGCCGACCTGCTCGAGCCGGCGCTGGCTGCGCGACCCGGGCGGGTGGACCAGGCGGTGGCCCTCGACCTGCCCGACGGCGCCGCCCGTCGCGCCCTGTTCGACCTCTACCGGGGGTCGCTGGAGGTGGACACCTCCCGGCTGGACGACGTGCTCGCGCGGTCGGAGGGGGTGACGGCGTCGTTCCTCAAGGAACTGCTGCGCCGGGCGGCCCTGCTGGCGGCCACCCGCACCGCGGCCGGCGACCGGCTGGTGGTGTCGGCCGACGACCTCACCGCCGCGCTCGACGAACTGCTCGACACCCGCAACGCGATGACCCGTACGTTGCTGGGGAGTGCACCGGGCTGA
- a CDS encoding alpha/beta fold hydrolase, producing the protein MDSFRRGGLTFDVRDAGPDDGDPVVLLHGFPQDSTAWDRVAPALHQHGLRTLAPDQRGYSPMARPRGRSHYRLRETVSDVLALLDAAGLPDAHVVGHDWGGIVGWALGAWHPDRVRTLTALSVPHPGAMARAMVTSDQALRSYYMGLFQLPVLPEQLLLAGNGAALRRMLAHGGLPDDAVARYVRRMREPGALTAAVNWYRALPWAGRDPVGRVRVPTLHVWSTGDAFLGRAATEDTARFVEAPYRLEILDDVTHWIPELAADRTAELVTAHVRG; encoded by the coding sequence GTGGACAGCTTTCGCCGGGGCGGCCTGACCTTCGACGTCCGGGACGCCGGACCGGACGACGGGGACCCCGTCGTCCTCCTGCACGGCTTCCCGCAGGACTCCACGGCCTGGGACCGGGTGGCCCCCGCGCTGCACCAGCACGGCTTGCGCACCCTCGCGCCGGACCAGCGCGGCTACTCCCCCATGGCCCGCCCGCGCGGCCGGTCGCACTACCGGCTGCGGGAGACGGTGAGCGACGTCCTCGCGCTGCTCGACGCCGCCGGGCTCCCGGACGCCCACGTGGTCGGCCACGACTGGGGCGGCATCGTCGGCTGGGCGCTCGGCGCCTGGCACCCCGACCGGGTGCGCACCCTGACCGCGCTCTCCGTCCCGCACCCGGGCGCGATGGCCCGCGCCATGGTCACCAGCGACCAGGCGCTCCGCTCCTACTACATGGGGCTGTTCCAGCTGCCGGTGCTGCCCGAGCAACTGCTGCTCGCCGGGAACGGTGCCGCCCTGCGCCGGATGCTGGCGCACGGCGGCCTCCCCGACGACGCCGTCGCCCGCTACGTCCGGCGGATGCGCGAGCCGGGCGCGCTCACCGCGGCGGTCAACTGGTACCGGGCGCTGCCGTGGGCCGGCCGCGACCCGGTCGGCCGGGTGCGCGTCCCGACCCTGCACGTGTGGAGCACCGGCGACGCCTTCCTCGGCCGGGCCGCCACCGAGGACACCGCCCGCTTCGTCGAGGCGCCCTACCGGCTGGAGATCCTCGACGACGTGACCCACTGGATCCCGGAGCTGGCCGCCGACCGGACCGCCGAGCTCGTCACCGCCCACGTCCGCGGCTGA
- a CDS encoding MFS transporter, whose translation MSSVLTAAAVQRRYVGLTALRWLPLGITVPVIVLLASARGLSTTEIGLTVAVHSIVAVSLELPTGGLADAIGHRPVLVLSAVLGAAGLLTMAAAQDVAVFALAYGLIGAGRALDSGPLESWFVDATHAADPGADTTPGLSRAAAASGLGLALGAVLGGLVPLLADGAGSAALTIPFLLAAGVDVVYLVALMALVTPLRTAPAPTSAAAALLRGCRDVPRLIRETARLTRDDGILRRLLILSAVSGLVFSTLELLGPLRFAELAGGATEGTAVFGVVMAASFAAASVGSVLAGRVRRAAGGSTAVATAGVALLAALVLAGTALSPVLAVTAVSYALFYLVNAAGWPLRQQLMHTRVTAEHRATTVSVASLALQAGGIVGSLAVARLADATSDTAGFAVAVAALLFAAAVSLRLRVPVGAGMAG comes from the coding sequence GTGAGCTCCGTGCTGACCGCCGCGGCCGTGCAGCGCCGGTACGTGGGCCTCACCGCGCTGCGCTGGCTGCCGCTCGGCATCACCGTGCCGGTGATCGTGCTGCTGGCGTCGGCCCGGGGCCTGAGCACCACCGAGATCGGGCTGACGGTCGCGGTGCACTCCATCGTCGCCGTCTCGCTGGAGCTGCCCACCGGCGGCCTCGCCGACGCGATCGGGCACCGGCCGGTGCTCGTGCTCTCCGCGGTGCTCGGCGCGGCCGGGCTGCTCACGATGGCCGCCGCCCAGGACGTCGCCGTCTTCGCCCTCGCCTACGGGCTGATCGGCGCCGGCCGGGCGCTGGACTCCGGCCCGCTGGAGTCCTGGTTCGTCGATGCGACGCACGCCGCCGACCCCGGTGCCGACACCACGCCCGGCCTGAGCCGGGCCGCCGCGGCCAGCGGTCTCGGGCTCGCGCTCGGCGCGGTGCTCGGCGGCCTGGTGCCGCTGCTCGCCGACGGGGCGGGCAGCGCGGCGCTCACCATCCCCTTCCTGCTCGCCGCCGGCGTCGACGTCGTCTACCTCGTGGCGCTGATGGCGCTGGTGACGCCGCTGCGCACCGCTCCGGCGCCAACGTCGGCCGCGGCGGCGCTCCTGCGGGGCTGCCGCGACGTGCCGCGGCTGATCCGGGAGACCGCCCGGCTCACCCGCGACGACGGGATCCTGCGCCGGCTGCTGATCCTCTCGGCGGTGAGCGGGCTGGTGTTCTCGACGCTGGAACTGCTCGGTCCGCTGCGGTTCGCCGAGCTCGCCGGCGGGGCCACCGAGGGCACGGCCGTGTTCGGGGTGGTCATGGCGGCGTCGTTCGCCGCGGCCTCCGTCGGCTCGGTGCTGGCCGGCCGGGTCCGCCGCGCCGCCGGCGGATCGACCGCCGTCGCCACCGCCGGGGTGGCCCTGCTGGCCGCGCTCGTCCTCGCCGGCACGGCCCTGAGCCCGGTGCTCGCCGTGACGGCGGTCAGCTACGCGCTGTTCTACCTCGTGAACGCGGCCGGCTGGCCGCTGCGCCAGCAGCTCATGCACACCCGCGTCACCGCCGAGCACCGGGCGACGACGGTCTCCGTCGCCTCCCTGGCGCTGCAGGCCGGCGGGATCGTCGGCAGCCTCGCGGTGGCGCGGCTGGCCGATGCGACCAGCGACACGGCCGGGTTCGCCGTCGCCGTCGCCGCGCTGCTGTTCGCGGCGGCGGTCTCGCTGCGGCTGCGGGTACCGGTTGGCGCGGGGATGGCCGGGTAG
- a CDS encoding PaaI family thioesterase, producing MAERPELSAEQRAVRRDAVGDLGAALRDLVDAAVRTEVPLEELADVAGAVRELAGRLRADGRGLHDIASVDDPEIGERWYSPVYGPGNPVAPPMHASSTPEGRATGRVTLGKTHEGPPGLVHGGVVATMLDHVLARAVRAAGRGGLTATLTVTYRRPVHLGVPLLATAQLGTTEGRRTTATARLVAEDDPDTTLAEAEGLFVALRPERAADVFAAMDRQVGAWTSRS from the coding sequence GTGGCTGAGCGACCGGAGCTCTCCGCCGAGCAGCGGGCGGTCCGCCGGGACGCGGTCGGCGACCTCGGCGCCGCGCTGCGCGATCTGGTCGACGCCGCGGTTCGCACCGAGGTGCCGCTGGAGGAGCTGGCCGACGTCGCCGGGGCCGTGCGGGAGCTGGCCGGCCGGCTGCGCGCCGACGGCCGGGGGCTGCACGACATCGCCTCGGTCGACGACCCCGAGATCGGGGAGCGCTGGTACAGCCCCGTGTACGGCCCCGGGAACCCGGTGGCGCCACCGATGCACGCGAGCAGCACCCCGGAGGGGCGGGCCACCGGGCGCGTGACGCTCGGCAAGACGCACGAGGGCCCGCCCGGCCTGGTGCACGGGGGAGTGGTGGCGACGATGCTCGACCACGTGCTCGCCCGGGCCGTCCGCGCGGCGGGGCGCGGCGGTCTCACCGCCACCCTGACGGTCACCTACCGGCGTCCGGTGCACCTGGGCGTGCCCCTGCTGGCGACGGCCCAGCTCGGCACCACCGAGGGCCGGCGGACCACCGCCACCGCCCGCCTGGTGGCCGAGGACGACCCCGACACCACGCTGGCCGAGGCCGAGGGGCTGTTCGTCGCGCTGCGCCCCGAGCGGGCCGCCGACGTCTTCGCCGCCATGGACCGCCAGGTCGGCGCCTGGACCAGCCGGAGCTGA
- a CDS encoding MFS transporter, whose amino-acid sequence MTQTTSPLTRAERLDRLPFTREHGRLVVGSGLGWALDAMDVGLISFVMLALAAQWGLSDTELSLIGSIGFVGMALGATLGGLLADRYGRRQVFALTLLVFGLATGAAALSWSLGALLVFRFIIGLGLGAELPVASTLVSEFAPARVRGRVVVMLEAFWAVGWTLAALIGYFVVPRSDDGWRWALAIGAVPALYAVVVRRGLPESVRFLELRGRTDEAEAAVRRFERAAGVDPVASPPPEPPARTPGPGALWAAGTGVRTASLWIVWFSINFAYYGAFIWLPTLLFNDGFSVVKSFQYTLIITLAQLPGYAVAAYLIEKWGRRPTLATFLVGSAVGAGMFAAADADTAVLATGMVLSFFNLGAWGALYAVTPEIYPTALRATGAGAAAGFGRLASIAAPLCVPLLVGAGGTGLVFGTFAGFFLLAALATWGLPERRGEALDAPAPTTALRD is encoded by the coding sequence ATGACGCAGACGACGTCGCCGCTGACCCGGGCCGAACGCCTCGACCGGCTGCCCTTCACCCGTGAGCACGGCCGGCTGGTCGTCGGGTCGGGGCTGGGCTGGGCGCTGGACGCCATGGACGTCGGCCTCATCTCCTTCGTGATGCTGGCCCTGGCCGCCCAGTGGGGACTGTCCGACACCGAGCTGTCCCTGATCGGGTCGATCGGCTTCGTCGGCATGGCGCTGGGCGCGACGCTCGGCGGGCTGCTGGCCGACCGGTACGGCCGGCGCCAGGTCTTCGCCCTCACCCTGCTGGTGTTCGGGCTCGCCACGGGGGCGGCGGCCCTGTCCTGGTCGCTCGGCGCACTCCTGGTGTTCCGGTTCATCATCGGCCTCGGCCTGGGAGCGGAGCTGCCGGTGGCTTCCACCCTGGTCAGCGAGTTCGCGCCCGCCCGGGTGCGCGGCCGCGTGGTCGTCATGCTCGAGGCGTTCTGGGCGGTGGGGTGGACGCTGGCCGCGCTGATCGGCTACTTCGTCGTCCCGCGCAGCGACGACGGGTGGCGCTGGGCGCTGGCGATCGGCGCCGTGCCCGCGCTGTACGCCGTCGTCGTCCGGCGCGGGCTGCCCGAGTCGGTGCGCTTCCTCGAACTGCGCGGCCGCACCGACGAGGCCGAGGCCGCGGTGCGCCGGTTCGAGCGGGCGGCCGGCGTGGACCCCGTCGCGTCGCCGCCGCCCGAGCCGCCGGCCAGGACGCCGGGGCCGGGCGCCCTCTGGGCAGCCGGGACCGGTGTGCGCACCGCGTCGCTCTGGATCGTCTGGTTCAGCATCAACTTCGCGTACTACGGAGCCTTCATCTGGCTGCCGACGCTGCTGTTCAACGACGGCTTCTCCGTGGTGAAGTCCTTCCAGTACACGCTGATCATCACCCTGGCCCAGCTGCCCGGGTACGCGGTCGCGGCCTACCTCATCGAGAAGTGGGGCCGGCGCCCCACGCTGGCGACCTTCCTCGTCGGCTCGGCGGTCGGAGCGGGGATGTTCGCCGCCGCCGACGCCGACACGGCGGTCCTCGCCACCGGCATGGTCCTGTCGTTCTTCAACCTCGGTGCCTGGGGCGCCCTCTACGCTGTGACGCCGGAGATCTACCCCACGGCGCTGCGCGCGACGGGCGCCGGCGCCGCTGCCGGGTTCGGTCGGCTGGCCTCGATCGCCGCGCCGCTGTGCGTGCCGCTGCTGGTCGGCGCCGGCGGTACCGGCCTGGTCTTCGGCACGTTCGCCGGCTTCTTCCTGCTGGCGGCCCTGGCGACCTGGGGGTTGCCCGAGCGGCGTGGGGAGGCGCTGGACGCGCCGGCGCCGACCACCGCACTCCGGGACTGA
- a CDS encoding aldo/keto reductase, with protein sequence MPPSNTLPGTRARLSVLGRDMTTAQSTEIFSIGGDLPVHRLGYGAMQLPGQGVWGEPADRDGALRVVRAAVEQGVDFIDTADSYGPFVSEQIIAEALHPYPENLVIATKAGLTRQGPGIWTPVGRPAYLKQQAELSLRHLKVDRIDLMQLHRIDADVPLADQLGAFKELQDEGKIRHIGVSEVSVAELAAAREIVEIVSVQNLYNLTTRQSQDVLDYATAEGIAFIPWFPIATGELAAPDSPVADIARELGATPSQVALAWLLQKSPVVLPIPGTKSVDHLTENLGAARLTLSDEDMARLDALA encoded by the coding sequence ATGCCGCCATCGAACACGCTGCCGGGAACACGGGCCCGGCTTTCCGTGCTGGGCCGGGACATGACCACCGCGCAGAGCACTGAGATCTTCTCCATCGGCGGCGACCTGCCGGTCCACCGGCTGGGCTACGGCGCGATGCAGCTGCCCGGCCAGGGTGTGTGGGGCGAGCCGGCCGACCGGGACGGCGCCCTGCGGGTCGTCCGCGCGGCCGTCGAGCAGGGCGTCGACTTCATCGACACCGCCGACTCCTACGGCCCGTTCGTCAGCGAGCAGATCATCGCCGAGGCGCTGCACCCGTACCCGGAGAACCTGGTCATCGCGACCAAGGCGGGGCTCACCCGTCAGGGCCCGGGCATCTGGACGCCCGTCGGCCGGCCGGCCTACCTCAAGCAGCAGGCGGAGCTCTCGCTGCGGCACCTGAAGGTGGACCGGATCGACCTGATGCAGCTGCACCGCATCGACGCCGACGTCCCGCTGGCCGACCAGCTCGGCGCTTTCAAGGAGCTGCAGGACGAGGGCAAGATCCGGCACATCGGCGTCTCCGAGGTGTCGGTGGCGGAGCTGGCGGCCGCACGGGAGATCGTGGAGATCGTCAGTGTGCAGAACCTCTACAACCTGACGACCCGGCAGAGCCAGGACGTGCTGGACTACGCCACCGCCGAGGGCATCGCCTTCATCCCGTGGTTCCCGATCGCCACCGGCGAGCTCGCCGCCCCCGACAGCCCGGTCGCCGACATCGCGCGCGAGCTCGGCGCCACCCCGTCCCAGGTGGCGCTGGCCTGGCTGCTGCAGAAGTCGCCGGTCGTCCTGCCGATCCCCGGCACCAAGTCGGTCGACCACCTGACCGAGAACCTCGGCGCGGCGCGGCTGACCCTGTCCGACGAGGACATGGCCCGCCTGGACGCCCTGGCCTGA
- the idi gene encoding isopentenyl-diphosphate Delta-isomerase — protein sequence MELIVLVDDDGREIGTLPKPQVHHGETPLHRAFSAYLFDDAGRLLVTRRAADKATFPGMWTNTVCGHPGPGEDDGAAIARRAEFELGLQVADVRPALPGYRYRAVFRGVVENEICPVYVGRFIGTPAPEPTEVGEWELLDWAAFRRRQETEGDAWSPWCREQARLIEDAGLHRS from the coding sequence GTGGAGCTGATCGTGCTGGTCGACGACGACGGACGGGAGATCGGCACCCTGCCCAAGCCGCAGGTACACCACGGGGAGACCCCCTTGCACCGGGCGTTCTCCGCCTACCTTTTCGACGACGCGGGCCGGCTGCTGGTCACCCGTCGTGCGGCGGACAAGGCGACCTTCCCGGGGATGTGGACCAACACCGTCTGCGGGCACCCCGGCCCGGGGGAGGACGACGGTGCGGCGATCGCGCGGCGCGCGGAGTTCGAGCTGGGACTGCAGGTGGCCGACGTCCGGCCGGCCCTGCCCGGGTACCGCTACCGCGCGGTCTTCCGCGGGGTCGTGGAGAACGAGATCTGCCCCGTCTACGTCGGGCGGTTCATCGGGACGCCGGCACCGGAACCCACCGAGGTGGGGGAGTGGGAGCTGCTCGACTGGGCCGCGTTCCGCCGTCGCCAGGAGACCGAGGGGGACGCCTGGTCGCCCTGGTGCCGCGAGCAGGCGCGGCTGATCGAGGACGCGGGCCTGCACCGGAGCTGA
- a CDS encoding NAD-dependent epimerase/dehydratase family protein, with protein MPNLSPGHLAGRTVAVTGASGNVGTALLRRLTAPGAGPAEVRGLARRPAPSMPPYDGVRWHHADLGEAASEAEIAEFVAGADAVVHLAWALQPGRQPDRLREVNVEGTRRVARAAAAAGVGQFVHMSSIGAYAAGARGSRVTEDWPTTGIPTSQYSRDKSEAERVVREVFGRHRDTTLTVVRPTLVLQPEAGSEIGRYFLGPLLFGAARVLPGPLARLLPLPLPALAIAFVHADDVADGIERMLDRRASGPFNLAAEPLLDAAALARALGTVRVPTPAFALRAGLHAAFTAHVVPTEPGWLDLGTQVPALDTGRARKLLDWAPFHTGDDVLRQFVAALGRGDGAPGPLFRPAGGGTLDPAGDPANAPGPRAN; from the coding sequence ATGCCGAACCTCTCCCCCGGCCACCTCGCCGGTCGCACGGTCGCCGTCACCGGAGCCAGCGGCAACGTCGGCACGGCCCTGCTGCGCCGGCTCACCGCACCCGGAGCCGGGCCGGCCGAGGTCCGCGGCCTGGCCCGTCGGCCGGCGCCGTCGATGCCGCCCTACGACGGCGTGCGCTGGCATCACGCCGACCTCGGCGAGGCGGCGAGCGAGGCGGAGATCGCGGAGTTCGTCGCGGGCGCCGACGCGGTCGTGCACCTGGCGTGGGCGCTGCAGCCCGGACGGCAGCCCGACCGGCTGCGCGAGGTGAACGTCGAGGGCACCCGCCGGGTGGCCCGCGCCGCCGCGGCGGCCGGCGTCGGCCAGTTCGTGCACATGAGCTCGATCGGCGCCTACGCCGCCGGCGCCCGTGGTTCCCGGGTGACCGAGGACTGGCCCACCACGGGCATCCCCACCTCGCAGTACAGCCGCGACAAGTCCGAGGCCGAGCGGGTGGTCCGCGAGGTGTTCGGCCGGCACCGCGACACCACGCTGACCGTGGTGCGCCCCACGCTGGTGCTGCAGCCGGAGGCGGGCAGCGAGATCGGCCGCTACTTCCTCGGCCCGCTACTGTTCGGCGCGGCCCGCGTGCTGCCGGGTCCGCTGGCCCGGCTGCTGCCTCTGCCGCTACCCGCGCTGGCGATCGCGTTCGTGCACGCCGACGACGTCGCCGACGGGATCGAGCGGATGCTCGACCGGCGCGCCTCCGGCCCGTTCAACCTCGCCGCCGAACCGCTGCTGGACGCCGCCGCGCTCGCCCGCGCCCTGGGCACCGTGCGGGTGCCCACCCCGGCGTTCGCCCTTCGCGCCGGGCTGCACGCCGCCTTCACCGCGCACGTGGTGCCCACCGAGCCGGGCTGGCTCGACCTGGGCACGCAGGTACCGGCGCTGGACACCGGCCGGGCGCGCAAGCTGCTGGACTGGGCGCCGTTCCACACCGGAGACGACGTGCTGCGGCAGTTCGTCGCCGCCCTCGGGCGGGGCGACGGCGCCCCCGGGCCGCTGTTCCGGCCCGCCGGCGGCGGCACGCTGGACCCCGCCGGCGACCCGGCCAACGCACCCGGCCCACGGGCGAACTGA
- a CDS encoding acyl-CoA dehydrogenase family protein — protein sequence MDAEDFRQVKDAVRQLIRESVLPREEQIEDEDRIPDDLRAQAAEMGLFGYALPEEHGGLGVSMTEDVELAFEFGYTTPAFRSLFGTNNGISGQVIAKFGSEEQKEKYLPGLSAGTLIGSFALTEAEAGSDPAGLRTNARRDGEGWVINGGKRYITNAPIADLFVVFARTDPEQKGGRGISSFVVETTTPGVTVGPKDKKMGQAGAWTSEVFFDDVHVPADALIGEEGRGYAKALTVLSRGRLHIAALCVGMAQRVLDESVAYAATAKQGGAPIGRFQLVQAMLADMHAELLAGRSLARDVAARYDSGEDTSVGPSSAKLFCTEMVGRAVDKAVQVHGGMGYLRTTPVERFYRDARLFRLYEGTSEVQRVIIGGALLREAGMARG from the coding sequence ATGGACGCCGAGGACTTCCGTCAGGTCAAGGACGCCGTTCGTCAGCTGATCCGCGAATCGGTGCTGCCGCGCGAGGAGCAGATCGAGGACGAGGACCGCATCCCCGACGACCTGCGGGCGCAGGCCGCCGAGATGGGCCTGTTCGGCTACGCGCTGCCCGAGGAGCACGGCGGACTCGGCGTCTCGATGACCGAGGACGTGGAGCTGGCGTTCGAGTTCGGCTACACGACGCCGGCCTTCCGTTCGCTGTTCGGCACCAACAACGGCATCTCCGGTCAGGTGATCGCCAAGTTCGGCAGCGAGGAGCAGAAGGAGAAGTACCTGCCGGGCCTGTCGGCCGGGACGCTGATCGGCTCCTTCGCCCTCACCGAGGCCGAGGCCGGCTCGGACCCCGCCGGGCTGCGCACGAACGCCCGCCGCGACGGCGAGGGGTGGGTCATCAACGGCGGCAAGCGGTATATCACGAACGCGCCGATCGCCGACCTGTTCGTCGTCTTCGCCCGCACCGACCCGGAGCAGAAGGGCGGCCGGGGGATCTCCAGCTTCGTCGTCGAGACGACGACGCCGGGCGTCACGGTCGGCCCCAAGGACAAGAAGATGGGCCAGGCCGGCGCCTGGACCAGCGAGGTCTTCTTCGACGACGTGCACGTGCCGGCCGACGCGCTGATCGGCGAGGAGGGCCGGGGCTACGCCAAAGCGCTGACCGTGCTCTCCCGCGGCCGGCTGCACATCGCCGCCCTGTGCGTCGGCATGGCGCAGCGGGTGCTCGACGAGTCGGTCGCCTACGCGGCCACCGCGAAGCAGGGCGGGGCGCCGATCGGCCGCTTCCAGCTGGTGCAGGCCATGCTCGCCGACATGCACGCCGAGCTGCTGGCCGGCCGCAGCCTGGCGCGCGACGTCGCCGCCCGCTACGACTCCGGCGAGGACACCTCGGTCGGCCCGTCGTCGGCCAAGCTCTTCTGCACCGAGATGGTCGGCCGCGCGGTCGACAAGGCGGTGCAGGTGCACGGCGGCATGGGTTACCTGCGGACGACGCCGGTCGAGCGCTTCTACCGCGACGCCCGGCTGTTCCGCCTCTACGAGGGCACCAGCGAGGTGCAGCGGGTCATCATCGGTGGTGCGCTGCTGCGCGAGGCCGGTATGGCGCGTGGCTGA
- a CDS encoding histidine phosphatase family protein: MGEIVVLRHGQTEWSRDGRHTGITDLPLLPEGEHQAQGVRRALAGRRFAEVRVSPRRRARRTAELAGLRETAVDDDLAEIDYGGYEGRTTVEISAELGREWSVWRNGTVPGNSPGETLAEVGRRVDRVLVRARARLADGDVALVAHGHVLRVLTARWLGLAPEAGALFALPAGRYGVLGHEHGRPVLTGWALD; this comes from the coding sequence ATGGGCGAGATCGTGGTGCTGCGGCACGGGCAGACGGAGTGGAGCCGGGACGGGCGGCACACCGGCATCACCGACCTGCCGCTCCTCCCCGAGGGCGAGCACCAGGCGCAGGGGGTGCGCCGGGCCCTGGCCGGACGTCGCTTCGCCGAGGTCCGCGTCAGCCCGCGGCGCCGTGCCCGCCGGACCGCCGAGCTGGCCGGCTTGCGGGAGACGGCGGTGGACGACGACCTGGCCGAGATCGACTACGGCGGCTACGAGGGCCGGACGACGGTGGAGATCAGCGCCGAGCTCGGCCGGGAGTGGTCGGTCTGGCGGAACGGGACCGTCCCGGGGAACTCCCCGGGCGAGACCCTCGCCGAGGTCGGCCGGCGGGTGGACCGGGTGCTGGTCCGGGCGCGCGCCCGGCTGGCCGACGGCGACGTGGCGCTGGTGGCCCACGGGCACGTCCTCCGGGTGCTCACCGCCCGCTGGCTGGGGCTGGCACCCGAGGCCGGCGCCCTCTTCGCGCTGCCGGCCGGGCGGTACGGCGTCCTGGGCCACGAGCACGGCCGGCCGGTGCTCACCGGGTGGGCCCTCGACTGA
- a CDS encoding helix-turn-helix domain-containing protein → MSRWPEDAQQMVDVHDPRRLRALAHPLRMSLLAALRTDGPSTASRLAGRLGESSGSTSYHLRQLAGAGFVEEVEGEGTGRERWWRALHRSTRWDEAELTAQPGGRELADDLVGRIVAQQRRMLAAHAAERDGLDDGWRAATSLNDAGLRLTPEHTRELAAELLAVLERWRETRESPDQPLVHVLVDLFPLEAYPL, encoded by the coding sequence GTGAGCCGATGGCCGGAAGACGCCCAGCAGATGGTCGACGTCCACGATCCCCGTAGGCTGCGGGCGCTGGCCCACCCGCTGCGGATGTCCCTGCTCGCCGCCCTCCGCACCGACGGTCCCTCGACCGCCAGCCGGCTGGCCGGCCGCCTCGGCGAGAGCAGCGGCTCCACCAGCTACCACCTGCGCCAGCTGGCCGGCGCCGGCTTCGTGGAGGAGGTCGAGGGAGAGGGCACCGGCCGGGAACGCTGGTGGCGGGCGCTGCACCGCAGCACCCGCTGGGACGAGGCCGAGCTCACCGCCCAGCCCGGTGGCCGCGAGCTGGCCGATGACCTGGTCGGCCGGATCGTCGCCCAGCAGCGCCGGATGCTGGCCGCCCACGCCGCCGAACGCGACGGCCTGGACGACGGCTGGCGCGCCGCGACATCGCTCAACGACGCCGGCCTGCGGCTGACCCCCGAGCACACCCGCGAGCTCGCCGCCGAGCTGCTCGCCGTCCTGGAGCGGTGGCGTGAGACGCGCGAGAGCCCCGACCAGCCGCTGGTGCACGTGCTGGTCGACCTGTTCCCGCTCGAGGCCTACCCGCTGTGA